In Acidobacteriota bacterium, the DNA window TGGGCAAAAGGTAGCGTTGCTGTCGATATCCTCTCGGCAGAAGGGGTTGTCTCATCGAGCATCTTGATTTCAATGGTCTCAGAGGATTTCCTCATCGATGTTGGTGATGGCACGTTGAAGCTTCTCAAGGGGAGGGACTACAGGTTTGAAAGGCTTCACGGGATCTTCTTTACGCACGGGCATTACGACCACATCGGCGGCCTGTGGGGGCTTCTTGGATATCTCAGATTCATCAAAAGGAAGGCTCCCCTTCCTATCCATTTCCCATCCGGCTCCATCGAGCTTCAGGAGATCACGGCCCTGCATGAGAAGCTATTTGCCCTGGATTCTCTCTTTAAATTGCATCTTAAGGAAATCAGAGAAGGGGAAGCGATCACTCTGGGCAACATGAATGTCATCCCCTTTGCCGCTAGACATATCGGTTCCATTTCAGGGAGATCTGAGCTCATCCCCGCCGTTGGCTACACGATCATTTTCAAGGACAAAGATGCGGGTGATCTAAAGATTGTCATCAGCGGCGATACGGGCCCGTCCAGAAAGCTGATGGACGAAGTGAGGGGGGCCGATTATGCCATAATCGAAGCCTCCTTTGCCGAAGATCAAGGGATCCTGCCAGATACTCATCTCTCCGTCAGTCAGGCAGCGAGGATAGGAAAACTTGCCAGAGAATTCTGTCTGGTCCATCTGACCGACCAATCCTATCCAATTGCCTTCAAGGAAGGACTTGCGCCCGAAGACTAATTCAGAATCTATCCATTCCGCATTATTCAACTGGCTTTGAAAAATTGCAGATTGGGTATTATTATTAACGTCCCTATCTTAAGGAGATTCCATGGATAAGAAACAGATCTTGGAAATTTGCAAGAAAGAGAGGATCAGGTTCATCAGGCTTCAGTTCACCGATATCCTTGGCGTCAACAAGAACGTGGAAGTTCCCGAGAACCAGTTCGAGAAAGCACTGGATGGACAGGTCCTCTTCGACGGCTCATCCATCGAAGGCTTCGTGAGGATTGAGGAATCAGACATGCTCCTGAAGCCGGACCTTGAGACCTTCCGCATATTCCCCTGGGAGGATACCAGAGGAAAGGTGGCCAGGCTGATCTGCGACATCTACAATCCTGATGAATCTCCCTTCCAGGGATGTCCGCGCCTGACTCTCAAGAAGGTGACGGAAGAGGCGAAAAAGATGGGATACACGATGGTCGCCGGACCGGAAGCGGAATTCTTCCTCTTCCAAAAGGATGAGGACGGTAACGCAACGGTGAAGACACACGATAGCGGCGGGTACTTCGACTTGGCTCCGATCGACAAGGGTGAGGAAGCGAGAAGAGACATCGTTAATGTCCTGGAGGCGATGGGATTCGAAGTTGAGGCGGCTCACCACGAGGTCGCACCCGGTCAACACGAGATCGACTTCAAATACGAAGAAGCCGTGACTACGGCCGACAACATAGCAACGTTCAAACTGATCGTGCGAAGGGTCGCTCTCGACTACGGCCTTCATGCCACCTTCATGCCCAAGCCGATCAGGGGAGTGAATGGGTCAGGGATGCATACACACATGTCCCTCTTCAAGGGGAAAAACAATGCATTCTACGATCCCGACGCTGAATACCAGCTCAGCAATATCGCCAGATGGTATATCGGAGGGCTGCTCAGGCATGCTAAGGGGATGTGTGCCATCACCAATCCTCTGATCAATTCATACAAGAGGCTCGTGCCCGGATATGAGGCACCGACCAACATCACTTGGTCGGAGAGGAACAGAAGCCCGCTCGCGCGCGTCCCGGCAAGGAGAGGGATCGGAACGAGGGTAGAGCTAAGAATGCCTGATCCTTCATGTAATCCATATCTTGCGCTTGCAGTGATGCTCAAGGCAGGACTCGACGGCATCAAGAATAAGATCGATCCTGGTCCTCCGGTCAACAAGAACATCTTCGAGATGAGTCATAGGGCAAAAAGAAGATTGAAGATCGACGACCTTCCTCCGAATCTCTTCGAGGCTATCAAACAGCTCCGGAAGGATGAAGTCATCCAGGAGGCTCTCGGGGAGCACATCCTCGAGCACTTCATCCAGGCGAAGCTTGCGGCCTGGCAGGAATACATCGCCCAGGTCCATCCGTGGGAACTCGATCGCTACCTAACGACTTATTGACCTGTTTGCATTTTCTTCTATTCTCTCCCCTCAAGGAAAGGGAATTTTTTCTATCAACAAGATGAGAGGATGGTTATTTCCAGGGCGTGAAAAGTGTGTTTTCAAACTTCAAGATGTTGAAAATCTTCCCCACAATAAAGTCGGCAAGGTCGTTGATGTTCTTCGGCTTATTGTAGAAAGCCGGCATGGCAGGAAGGACGATCCCTCCGGCTTCAGCGACAGAGGCCATGTTCCTGATATGGATTAGATTGAGAGGTGTCTCCCTCGGCACGATGATTAAAGGCCTCTTTTCTTTCAGTGTCACATCGGCCACTCGTTCGATCAGATTTCTCGATAATCCGTGGGCGATCCCGGCCAGCGATTTCATCGAGCAGGGGATGACAACCATACCCTCCGTCCTGTAAGAGCCGCTTGCGATAGGAGCTGCCAGATCGTGAAAATCGTGTTTCACGACTGTGACCCCATTGCGGCTGGACATCCCGTAAGTCATCCTAATGTAGTGTATGGCAGTCTCGCTCCTGCAGTCGAATCCAGTCTCCTCCTTCAGGATCCTCTCTCCATAGCCAGATATGATGAGGTCGATGTGAGCATCCTTCTCGAGAAGAGCCTTGAGCAGCCGGATGGCGTAAATAGCCCCGCTGGCACCCGTGATTCCGACGACGATCTTTCTTGTTTCCATGGGTATTCCCTCAGGAAAGCATCACACTAGTCGTGCATGTCCCAAGATAGACGAGGCTGATGATACCATTCATATTGAAGAAGGCGATGTTGACCTTCGAGAGGTCATCAGGCTTTATAAGGGAATGTTCGTAGAAAATAATGATGCCGATGATGACGATACCTGCCGAATAGATGTAAGGATTCACGCGCAGAAAATAGAGAACCGATATTAGAAAGATCAGCGAGGCGAGATGGAAAAACAGCGCGATCTTCAGCGCCGCTGGAAGGCCGAACCTCTTCGGAACGGAGTACAGGTTCATTTTCAGATCAAACTCGTAATCCTGACAGGCATAGATAGTATCGAATCCAGCCACCCAGAAGATCACGGCGCAACCGAGGAGGATCGGGACCATCGTGATGTCGCCCCGGATGGCGATCCAGGCCCCGATCGGCGAGAGAGAGAGAGAGAGCCCGAGAAAGATCTGACTCAACCATGTGAACCTCTTGGTGTAGGAATAGAAGAAGATGATGAAAAGGGCAAGAGGGGAAAGGTAGAAGCAGAGGTAGTTGAGCATGTATGCCGAGAAGACGAAGAGAGCCGAGAGAGCGATGACGAAAATGGCGACCTCCCATCTCTTCAGGATCTTCCTCTGAAGCGCCCAGTGGGAGGTTCTCGGATTGAGCGCGTCAAGTTTCTCGTCGGCGATCCGGTTGAATCCCATTGCGGCGTTCCTTGCCCCTACCATAGCCAGAACGATCCAGACAACCTGAGCGACAGTGATCCCCTTTTCCATGGAAGCGAAGGCTGTCCCCGCAAGGGCGAAGGGAAGGGCAAAGACGCTGTGATGGAACTTCACCATTCTCCCGTAATCTATCATCTTAGCCAGGATGCCCATCTCTATCGATGCTCCATCAGATGGAAAATTTCCCTTTATTTTATACCACGCATCAATTTTACGAAAGAATCATTGCCTGTGACGAATCTTTATGCAAACTGTGTTGCTGAATGTGAGCGTTGTCATTCAACGCTGATCTGAAGGAAGGGGGCGGAAAACGCGGGCCGGATTGGGACTTGACAGGAGAATTCCGAAAGGGTCATCCTGCTTCTTCATTCCCCTGATGTCGATGGCAATCAGATCGGCTGTCTTCCCCTTCTCGATAGATCCAAGCTCTTTTCCAAGTCCCAGGGCTTTTGCTCCATTTATCGTTGCCATTCTCAGAATCTCATCCGGTTTCACGTCAGGGAATTCCTTTCCGAGAAATTTCATCTCCTGGAAGATGCTTAGGTCGCTGTTGCTGGCAAGGGAATCGGTGCCGAGTGCAACGTTGATCCCGGCGCTGAGTATCCTGGCGATCGGTGCTTTGCCGGTCTTCAACCTTCTATTGCTCCTGGGGCAGACAACGACGGAAACCTTTCTCTTTCGGAGAATGTCCATATCATGGGCGCTCACCTGGACGCAATGGATGGCGAGCATCCTCCCGGACAGGATGCCGAGGCGGTCGAGGTATTTCACCGGAGAGACTCCGGGAACCTTCCAGCCATAGTTCCAGAAACTTTTTTCAATTAGATAGTCCTTTAGTTTGCCCCTTCCCGATTCGATCAGCTTCTTCTCGTCTTGGGATTCGGCAAGATGGACCGAGATGATGGAATCGCTCATACGTTGAAATTGTCTCACCATCCTGAAAAGAACAGGGGAAACAGTATGAGGTGCGTGCGCCGTAATGGAAAAGCGGAACCGACCGCTCTTCCCGAAGAGCGTTTTGAACTCCTGCATCTCCTCAAGGGCTTTCGTGAAGCACCTCAGGGCATCCTCATCCCTAAGGGCGAAGATCTCCTTGAAGATGATTCCCCGGAGCCTGCTTTCGGAAAGGGCTTTCATGGTGACCAGGCTGTTGGAGACCTCGCCGACAGAGGAGGTGCCGGACCGGTACATCCTGTCTATTGCTTCCTTGGTTCTCTTGATTACTTCCTTCTCATCGTCTTGCTCCCTCATCCTTATGAGCGAACCTATCCATTCAACGAAGCCCGTTCTTGTCTTCACTCTGCCTTTTAGATGAGAGAGCTCCAGATGGGTGTGGCAATTGACGAGGGCAGGTAACAGAATGGCCGCTCCGAGGTCTTTCCTTATCGACCTGTATCTCTTGAAGATCCTGTCTGCAGGTCCAAGATCTACGATCCTATCTTTACTGATGACGATCGCGCCATCCTCTATGATCATGGATGTGACTGGAACGACCCACCTTGCCCTGAGTGTGATCATTCAAACTCCACGAATCTGAAACGCTATTGAGATTCTAACACCATCCAGATTCCACAAGAAATATTAAAGAGAGAAAGGCGGCAGTAGTTCCACTGGTCTTGCGGTGTGATAAAATATATGGTTCCTATCCAAAAAGTGTACATGAGAACTGAGAGCAAATAAAATGTAGAAACGCATCGGAAACTCTGATAGAACTCCTTTTATTATTAACACTTAACAGAAAGGAGATCAGAGACCGATGCGCA includes these proteins:
- a CDS encoding MBL fold metallo-hydrolase — encoded protein: MMKRRWAKGSVAVDILSAEGVVSSSILISMVSEDFLIDVGDGTLKLLKGRDYRFERLHGIFFTHGHYDHIGGLWGLLGYLRFIKRKAPLPIHFPSGSIELQEITALHEKLFALDSLFKLHLKEIREGEAITLGNMNVIPFAARHIGSISGRSELIPAVGYTIIFKDKDAGDLKIVISGDTGPSRKLMDEVRGADYAIIEASFAEDQGILPDTHLSVSQAARIGKLAREFCLVHLTDQSYPIAFKEGLAPED
- the glnA gene encoding type I glutamate--ammonia ligase, which gives rise to MDKKQILEICKKERIRFIRLQFTDILGVNKNVEVPENQFEKALDGQVLFDGSSIEGFVRIEESDMLLKPDLETFRIFPWEDTRGKVARLICDIYNPDESPFQGCPRLTLKKVTEEAKKMGYTMVAGPEAEFFLFQKDEDGNATVKTHDSGGYFDLAPIDKGEEARRDIVNVLEAMGFEVEAAHHEVAPGQHEIDFKYEEAVTTADNIATFKLIVRRVALDYGLHATFMPKPIRGVNGSGMHTHMSLFKGKNNAFYDPDAEYQLSNIARWYIGGLLRHAKGMCAITNPLINSYKRLVPGYEAPTNITWSERNRSPLARVPARRGIGTRVELRMPDPSCNPYLALAVMLKAGLDGIKNKIDPGPPVNKNIFEMSHRAKRRLKIDDLPPNLFEAIKQLRKDEVIQEALGEHILEHFIQAKLAAWQEYIAQVHPWELDRYLTTY
- a CDS encoding UbiX family flavin prenyltransferase — translated: METRKIVVGITGASGAIYAIRLLKALLEKDAHIDLIISGYGERILKEETGFDCRSETAIHYIRMTYGMSSRNGVTVVKHDFHDLAAPIASGSYRTEGMVVIPCSMKSLAGIAHGLSRNLIERVADVTLKEKRPLIIVPRETPLNLIHIRNMASVAEAGGIVLPAMPAFYNKPKNINDLADFIVGKIFNILKFENTLFTPWK
- a CDS encoding UbiA-like polyprenyltransferase, which gives rise to MGILAKMIDYGRMVKFHHSVFALPFALAGTAFASMEKGITVAQVVWIVLAMVGARNAAMGFNRIADEKLDALNPRTSHWALQRKILKRWEVAIFVIALSALFVFSAYMLNYLCFYLSPLALFIIFFYSYTKRFTWLSQIFLGLSLSLSPIGAWIAIRGDITMVPILLGCAVIFWVAGFDTIYACQDYEFDLKMNLYSVPKRFGLPAALKIALFFHLASLIFLISVLYFLRVNPYIYSAGIVIIGIIIFYEHSLIKPDDLSKVNIAFFNMNGIISLVYLGTCTTSVMLS
- a CDS encoding amidohydrolase family protein, which gives rise to MITLRARWVVPVTSMIIEDGAIVISKDRIVDLGPADRIFKRYRSIRKDLGAAILLPALVNCHTHLELSHLKGRVKTRTGFVEWIGSLIRMREQDDEKEVIKRTKEAIDRMYRSGTSSVGEVSNSLVTMKALSESRLRGIIFKEIFALRDEDALRCFTKALEEMQEFKTLFGKSGRFRFSITAHAPHTVSPVLFRMVRQFQRMSDSIISVHLAESQDEKKLIESGRGKLKDYLIEKSFWNYGWKVPGVSPVKYLDRLGILSGRMLAIHCVQVSAHDMDILRKRKVSVVVCPRSNRRLKTGKAPIARILSAGINVALGTDSLASNSDLSIFQEMKFLGKEFPDVKPDEILRMATINGAKALGLGKELGSIEKGKTADLIAIDIRGMKKQDDPFGILLSSPNPARVFRPLPSDQR